Proteins found in one Candidatus Neomarinimicrobiota bacterium genomic segment:
- a CDS encoding rod shape-determining protein has translation MGFLNSFTNPLNWISGDIAIDLGTANTLIYIKGKGIMINEPSIVAKSVHNDKIIAVGYEAKAMVGRTHREIETIRPLRDGVIADFTMTDGLIQGFIKKINMNRLARPRMVICVPSGVTEVERRAVRDSGERANAREVFLIEEPVAAAIGMGLDISKPFGNIIVDIGGGTTEIAVISLNGVVTKETIRVAGDEMDESIIQWFRNEHKLDIGHSTAESIKKAVGSAMRIKNEMIAVKGRDLVSGIPKTIEVSSDEVRQSLKDPINAIVEAVKRALERTPPELSADILDRGIIMTGGGSMLKGIDQLIRERTNVPVNIAEEPLLSVVKGTGKVLEDVKKYESVLI, from the coding sequence ATGGGTTTCTTAAATTCTTTCACAAATCCCTTGAATTGGATTTCTGGCGACATCGCCATTGATTTAGGTACTGCCAATACCCTTATTTATATTAAGGGTAAGGGCATTATGATTAACGAGCCTTCGATTGTTGCTAAATCTGTACACAATGATAAAATTATTGCAGTAGGGTATGAGGCCAAAGCAATGGTGGGTCGTACACATAGAGAAATAGAGACAATTAGACCTTTGCGAGATGGCGTTATTGCAGACTTCACTATGACAGATGGACTTATCCAGGGTTTTATAAAAAAAATAAACATGAATCGTTTGGCTCGTCCACGGATGGTAATTTGTGTCCCCTCTGGCGTTACTGAAGTTGAGCGCAGAGCCGTTCGTGATTCTGGTGAAAGGGCCAACGCACGTGAAGTGTTTTTGATTGAAGAACCAGTAGCCGCAGCGATTGGTATGGGACTAGATATTTCAAAACCGTTTGGGAATATAATTGTTGATATAGGTGGTGGGACGACAGAGATTGCAGTGATTTCCTTAAATGGTGTTGTTACGAAAGAAACTATTCGAGTCGCAGGTGATGAAATGGATGAATCTATTATCCAATGGTTCCGCAATGAACATAAACTTGACATTGGTCATTCAACAGCAGAGTCTATTAAAAAAGCTGTTGGTTCTGCGATGCGCATCAAGAATGAAATGATTGCTGTCAAAGGCCGTGACCTTGTTTCTGGAATTCCAAAAACAATTGAAGTTTCATCTGATGAAGTTAGACAGTCCCTCAAGGATCCCATTAACGCGATTGTTGAGGCAGTAAAACGCGCTTTGGAACGTACCCCTCCAGAACTTTCGGCAGATATCCTAGATCGAGGTATCATCATGACCGGTGGGGGAAGTATGCTAAAAGGAATTGACCAGTTAATCAGGGAACGAACAAACGTTCCGGTGAATATTGCTGAAGAACCACTGCTTTCAGTTGTTAAAGGAACGGGTAAAGTCCTTGAAGATGTGAAAAAATACGAGTCTGTTCTGATATAA
- a CDS encoding ribonuclease HI family protein: MKLNQQETSALKILLSEPKNRVEDSLDNLYNKMTSNSEVTLFIDGAADLNSKTAGIGGVIFKDGEEVYSFSEYLHDATNNEAEYTALIVGLKWLVELKLLNVKIYSDSELVVKQISGEYRVKNPRMQKLHREAMSQFHQLDSWSFSHIYRDKNDAADKLAKAGREKGKK, translated from the coding sequence ATGAAATTAAATCAACAAGAAACTAGTGCCTTAAAAATTCTCCTTTCTGAGCCAAAAAATCGAGTGGAAGATTCTTTGGATAACCTTTATAATAAAATGACTTCTAATAGTGAAGTTACTTTATTTATTGATGGGGCTGCAGATTTGAATTCGAAAACTGCCGGAATTGGGGGAGTCATTTTTAAAGATGGGGAAGAAGTGTATTCATTTTCAGAATACCTTCATGATGCCACCAACAATGAAGCGGAATACACAGCGCTTATTGTAGGTTTGAAATGGCTTGTCGAACTAAAGTTGCTTAATGTAAAAATATATTCTGACAGCGAATTGGTCGTGAAACAAATCAGTGGTGAATACAGAGTAAAAAACCCCCGAATGCAAAAACTTCATCGCGAAGCAATGTCCCAATTTCATCAATTAGATAGCTGGTCTTTTAGTCATATTTATAGAGATAAAAATGATGCAGCGGATAAGTTGGCAAAGGCCGGCCGTGAAAAAGGAAAAAAATAA
- a CDS encoding PD-(D/E)XK nuclease family protein, which translates to MIERFSYSSLETYKKCPAQFRYRYIDKNYKDDEGIEAFMGIRVHEALEYLYNEVMASRLPFLDGVIEKYHQVWEENWHNRIAIVRKENKPKFYFELGERCIAAYYRTFSPFDQMVIGTEFEYIFSVDDSKDYMMKGIMDRLDHDGKGNYEIHDYKSGKRMLTQYTADKDCQLALYQIALRNDRDDVKSVKLVWHFLQHNQTVESTRNDYQLDQLKNQTKTRIDNIRNHIKNGSAFNPKKSILCNWCYYWEECPAQYGTNPYI; encoded by the coding sequence ATGATTGAACGATTTTCATACAGCAGTCTCGAAACATATAAAAAATGTCCGGCTCAATTTCGCTATCGCTATATAGATAAAAACTATAAGGACGACGAGGGAATTGAAGCTTTTATGGGCATACGCGTCCACGAAGCACTGGAATATTTATATAATGAAGTGATGGCTAGCCGACTCCCTTTTCTTGATGGTGTAATTGAAAAGTACCATCAAGTATGGGAAGAAAATTGGCATAACCGTATTGCCATTGTTAGGAAAGAAAATAAGCCAAAGTTTTATTTCGAGTTGGGTGAGCGGTGTATTGCTGCGTATTACAGGACTTTTAGTCCATTTGATCAAATGGTAATTGGAACGGAATTTGAATATATATTTTCTGTAGATGATTCCAAGGATTATATGATGAAAGGTATTATGGATCGATTGGACCACGATGGTAAAGGAAATTATGAGATTCATGATTATAAAAGTGGCAAACGAATGTTAACTCAATATACTGCTGACAAAGATTGTCAATTGGCCCTGTATCAGATTGCGTTACGAAATGATCGAGACGATGTGAAGTCAGTAAAGCTAGTTTGGCATTTTCTACAGCACAATCAAACAGTTGAATCGACACGAAATGATTACCAACTTGATCAATTAAAAAATCAGACAAAAACTCGTATTGATAACATTCGAAATCATATTAAAAATGGCAGTGCATTCAATCCGAAAAAAAGCATCCTTTGCAATTGGTGTTATTACTGGGAAGAATGTCCAGCCCAATATGGTACAAACCCATATATTTAG
- a CDS encoding GWxTD domain-containing protein: MKHYYKSIILISLALSNLIIAQRRPNNSRNREIIRQYGFTVFSVADENSDSIRVLSYVSIPNHVLQFVKTTNGFEAEYETTISLKRKKGKQVGRKNWSNTLVTDDYLESTSKKTMTIHHHEFKVPAGDYIISAEVLDKDSNDSGVRDKELKYSEHKGDLALYNPFFVDYLSGKWGLNENEIPMFQNLIGEKVTRTSVFVSGKIKPGPYILEVLVTNSKKKEIWKKSFQSKSEESFFHQRIIIPEEVAKQGLRKKVDIVLIQGNAKRKESVILSVNRSGISSSINDIAQAVENMRYILHDDEWKKLSKAKNTDKEALFIEYWSGRDPTPETPDNEVMNEYFSRVYYSNVNFKSYMPGWKTDMGMIYILFGPPDDLEIYNDPLSRIYSQRWHYYRINKYFDFIDENGFGDYRLSTPFFRGRSW; the protein is encoded by the coding sequence ATGAAACATTATTATAAATCAATCATCCTGATCAGTCTTGCCTTGAGCAATCTTATCATTGCCCAGAGGAGGCCAAACAATAGCCGCAACCGAGAAATTATACGCCAATATGGATTTACTGTATTTAGCGTAGCTGATGAAAACTCCGATTCAATCCGAGTATTGTCATATGTTTCAATACCTAATCACGTTTTGCAATTCGTTAAAACAACAAATGGGTTTGAAGCAGAGTATGAAACAACTATATCCCTGAAGAGAAAAAAGGGCAAACAGGTTGGTCGGAAAAATTGGTCAAATACATTAGTTACAGATGATTATCTCGAATCGACATCTAAGAAAACGATGACCATTCATCACCACGAATTTAAAGTTCCTGCGGGCGATTACATCATTTCGGCAGAAGTCTTAGATAAAGATTCTAATGACAGTGGCGTAAGGGATAAAGAATTAAAGTATTCTGAACATAAAGGTGACTTAGCTTTGTATAATCCATTTTTTGTGGATTATTTATCGGGGAAGTGGGGCTTGAATGAGAATGAGATCCCAATGTTCCAAAATTTGATTGGAGAAAAAGTAACCCGCACATCTGTATTCGTTTCGGGCAAAATTAAACCCGGACCATATATCCTTGAAGTCTTGGTTACCAATTCCAAAAAGAAGGAAATATGGAAGAAGTCATTTCAATCAAAATCGGAAGAATCGTTTTTTCATCAAAGAATTATTATTCCTGAGGAAGTGGCCAAACAAGGATTGCGAAAAAAAGTTGATATTGTATTAATACAAGGTAATGCGAAAAGGAAAGAATCGGTCATCCTATCTGTGAATAGATCTGGTATTTCATCTTCCATTAATGACATTGCCCAAGCAGTAGAAAATATGCGCTACATTCTTCATGATGATGAATGGAAAAAACTGAGTAAAGCTAAAAACACAGATAAGGAAGCTCTATTCATTGAATATTGGAGCGGTCGTGATCCAACGCCGGAAACGCCTGACAACGAGGTGATGAATGAATATTTTTCTCGAGTTTATTATTCAAATGTAAATTTTAAATCTTATATGCCCGGATGGAAAACGGATATGGGAATGATCTATATATTATTTGGACCACCAGATGATTTGGAAATATACAATGACCCTCTAAGTCGTATATACTCACAACGATGGCATTATTATAGAATTAACAAATATTTTGATTTTATAGATGAAAATGGATTCGGCGATTACCGCCTGTCCACACCATTCTTCCGCGGAAGATCCTGGTGA